In Thermotoga sp. Ku-13t, one genomic interval encodes:
- a CDS encoding DUF503 domain-containing protein yields the protein MHVAVVSFKLRLFGVSSLKEKRSLIKKLINELRSKYNISISEVGMCDSKGWAEIGIAVVNSAKEVVDNTVEQISNALESTYGLEIVEFEREGW from the coding sequence ATGCACGTAGCTGTCGTGAGCTTCAAACTGAGATTGTTCGGCGTAAGCAGCCTGAAGGAAAAACGCAGTTTGATCAAAAAGCTGATCAACGAATTGAGGAGCAAATACAACATCTCCATCTCTGAGGTGGGTATGTGCGATTCGAAAGGCTGGGCTGAAATAGGGATCGCGGTTGTGAATTCCGCAAAGGAGGTCGTTGACAACACCGTGGAACAGATAAGTAACGCTCTGGAATCGACTTACGGGTTGGAAATCGTCGAGTTCGAGAGAGAAGGATGGTGA
- the fusA gene encoding elongation factor G — protein sequence MAIATEKKRNFVLVGHNGSGKSLLVSSILKTAGLVDRISTKFVDTDPIEESKGSSINSHVFTFTWKDHLLTVIDTPGFGDFIADVINSIFVSENVVSVINAVAGVEIQTERTWQLAQEMSRPILVFVNQMDKERANFENALESVKSAFECKVVPLVLPIGAESDFKGLVDLVGMKAYVYEDGKAKPVSIPSELQKKVEETRLKLLEDIVESDDALMEKYLEGQEVDEAELRNALVKAYKSGAVVPALCGSAEKGIGIDLLLDTIVELGANPKEAQPLRAVLESGEEIEISPSETEPFCAYIFKNVADPFVGRVSYIKVIAGTVRPGDNFVNVNRGTSDRISKLYFARGKEQVEVEEASCGEIVVLPKLREGSVGETLTHKDRKLKIVPPQFPEPMFSRSVNPKSKTDIDKINNGLARLAESDPTFKWEYDPETGETVVSGLGTIHLDVMIEKLKSIFGVEVDVGKPKIAYRETITRKAIAEYKHKKQTGGHGQYGHVKIELEPLPRGAGFEFVDKIFGGAIPKNFIPSVEKGVIEAMKRGSLAGYPVVDVRVTLFDGSYHEVDSSDIAFQIAAIQAFRKGMEEARPVILEPIMEVEIFCPDEVAGDVMGEVTSRRGRPQGMEPAGRGMSKIKAEVPLAEMLDFSGRLSGITSGRGYFTMKFLRYQEVPPNIQEKIIQERKQEQQNA from the coding sequence ATGGCAATCGCTACTGAGAAGAAAAGGAACTTCGTTCTGGTTGGTCATAACGGATCAGGAAAGTCCCTTCTGGTGAGCTCGATCCTGAAAACGGCCGGTCTGGTCGATCGAATCTCAACCAAATTCGTTGACACTGATCCGATAGAAGAATCGAAAGGTTCAAGCATCAACTCCCACGTGTTCACCTTCACGTGGAAGGATCATCTTCTGACCGTGATCGACACACCTGGTTTCGGCGATTTCATAGCTGACGTTATCAACTCGATCTTTGTCAGTGAGAACGTTGTGAGTGTGATCAACGCGGTTGCCGGTGTGGAGATACAAACAGAAAGAACATGGCAACTGGCCCAGGAAATGTCCAGGCCCATACTGGTCTTTGTGAACCAGATGGACAAAGAAAGGGCAAACTTTGAAAATGCTCTGGAATCGGTGAAGTCGGCGTTCGAATGTAAAGTTGTACCCCTCGTTTTGCCGATCGGTGCCGAGTCCGATTTCAAAGGCTTGGTGGATCTGGTCGGTATGAAGGCATACGTCTACGAGGATGGCAAGGCTAAGCCTGTGAGCATTCCGTCGGAGTTGCAGAAGAAGGTCGAAGAAACCAGACTCAAGTTACTGGAAGACATCGTGGAGAGTGACGATGCACTGATGGAAAAGTACCTTGAAGGTCAGGAAGTCGACGAGGCAGAACTGAGGAACGCCCTTGTCAAAGCTTACAAGTCCGGAGCCGTTGTACCGGCACTCTGTGGCTCTGCAGAAAAAGGAATAGGAATCGATCTGCTGCTCGACACCATTGTAGAACTGGGTGCGAACCCGAAAGAAGCACAACCGTTAAGGGCCGTACTGGAAAGTGGAGAAGAGATTGAAATTTCCCCCAGTGAGACTGAGCCTTTCTGCGCGTACATCTTCAAGAACGTTGCAGACCCGTTCGTTGGACGCGTGAGCTACATCAAGGTCATAGCTGGGACCGTCAGACCCGGTGACAACTTCGTGAACGTGAACCGCGGAACGAGCGATAGGATAAGCAAACTCTACTTCGCCCGCGGGAAGGAGCAGGTGGAAGTAGAGGAAGCGTCCTGCGGGGAAATCGTGGTGTTACCGAAATTGAGGGAAGGCAGCGTGGGAGAAACCTTAACTCACAAGGACAGAAAATTGAAGATCGTTCCCCCCCAGTTCCCGGAACCGATGTTCTCACGGTCCGTCAATCCGAAGAGCAAAACCGACATAGATAAGATAAACAACGGCCTGGCGAGGCTCGCTGAAAGCGACCCAACCTTCAAATGGGAATACGATCCCGAAACGGGCGAAACCGTTGTCTCAGGTCTTGGAACGATCCATCTGGATGTGATGATAGAAAAGCTGAAGAGCATCTTCGGTGTGGAAGTGGACGTCGGCAAGCCGAAGATCGCCTACAGAGAAACCATAACCAGAAAGGCTATAGCGGAGTACAAGCACAAGAAACAGACGGGTGGTCACGGTCAGTACGGACACGTGAAGATAGAACTCGAACCACTTCCACGCGGAGCGGGCTTCGAGTTCGTCGATAAGATTTTCGGTGGTGCGATCCCGAAGAACTTCATCCCTTCGGTGGAGAAGGGTGTCATCGAAGCTATGAAACGCGGTTCCCTTGCGGGGTACCCTGTGGTTGACGTCCGCGTGACACTGTTCGATGGATCCTACCACGAAGTTGACTCTTCGGATATCGCATTCCAGATCGCGGCGATTCAGGCCTTCAGGAAAGGCATGGAAGAAGCCAGACCTGTCATACTCGAACCCATCATGGAAGTGGAGATATTCTGTCCGGATGAAGTCGCGGGCGACGTCATGGGTGAGGTAACGAGCCGAAGGGGAAGACCTCAAGGTATGGAACCCGCTGGTCGTGGTATGTCCAAGATAAAGGCGGAAGTGCCGCTGGCGGAGATGCTCGACTTCTCTGGCAGGCTGTCCGGCATCACGAGCGGACGAGGGTATTTCACCATGAAGTTCCTGAGGTATCAGGAGGTTCCACCGAACATTCAGGAAAAGATCATTCAGGAAAGGAAACAGGAACAGCAGAACGCCTGA